Proteins encoded in a region of the Panicum hallii strain FIL2 chromosome 3, PHallii_v3.1, whole genome shotgun sequence genome:
- the LOC112885748 gene encoding auxin response factor 15-like yields MTGIDLNDTVEEDEAEAEAGNSCSQQSRSSSAATGTPPPPGPGAAVCLELWHACAGPVAPLPRKGSVVVYLPQGHLEHLGDAAAAAGGGTVPPHVFCRVVDLTLHADASTDEVYAQLALVAENEEVARRLRGGSEDGSGGDGEDGDTVRQRFSRMPHMFCKTLTASDTSTHGGFSVPRRAAEDCFPPLDYSQQRPSQELVAKDLHGTEWRFRHIYRGQPRRHLLTTGWSAFVNKKKLVSGDAVLFLRGDDGELRLGVRRAAQLKNGSAFPALYNQCSNLGSLANIAHAVATKSVFHIYYNPRLSQSEFIIPYSKFMKSFSQPFSAGLRFKMRYESDDATERRYTGIIAGIGDADPMWRGSKWKCLMVRWDDDVDFRRPNRISPWEIELTSSVSGSHLSAPNAKRLKPCLPHVNPDYLVPNGSGRPDFAESAQFHKVLQGQELLGYRTRDNDAIATSQPCEARNMHYIDERSCSNDASNNIPGVPRHGARTPLGNPGFPYHCSGFGESQRFQKVLQGQEVFRPYRGTLADACLRNNAFHQQDGSHAPSVANKWHTQLHGCAFRGSPAPMNPSQSSSPPSVLIFQQGNSKLSQFEFGHGPLDKNVDGRPAMLGHAGGIGGTEQTLMLQPHHVSEEVGNRHAIVEKFHSVGKDGTDNRDVNTNSCKIFGISLAEKVPSSKQKECGDANYPSPFLSLKQQVPKSLGNSCATVHEQRPVVGRVIDLSTMDMMI; encoded by the exons ATGACGGGGATCGACCTCAACGACACCgtggaggaggacgaggcggaggcggaggcaggGAACTCGTGCTCCCAGCAGAGCCGCTCCAGCTCCGCGGCTAcggggacgccgccgccgccggggccgggCGCCGCGGTGTGCCTCGAGCTGTGGCACGCGTGCGCCGGccccgtcgcgccgctgccgcggAAGGGGAGCGTCGTGGTGTACCTCCCGCAGGGCCACCTCGAGCACCTCggcgacgccgcggcggcggcaggtggcGGTACCGTGCCGCCCCACGTCTTCTGCCGCGTGGTCGACCTCACCCTCCAT GCGGACGCGTCCACGGACGAGGTGTACGCGCAGCTCGCCCTCGTCGCCGAGAACGAG GAGGTCGCGAGGCGGCTCCGCGGAGGGTCGGAggacgggagcggcggcgacggcgaggacggGGACACCGTGAGGCAGCGGTTCTCGCGGATGCCGCACATGTTCTGCAAGACGCTCACGGCGTCCGACACCAGCACGCACGGCGGCTTctccgtgccgcgccgcgccgccgaagACTGCTTCCCGCCTCTG GATTACAGCCAGCAGCGACCGTCGCAGGAACTTGTCGCCAAGGATTTGCACGGAACCGAGTGGAGGTTCCGCCACATCTATCGAG GCCAGCCCCGCAGGCACCTTTTAACCACTGGATGGAGTGCATTTGTCAACAAGAAGAAGCTTGTCTCAGGGGACGCCGTACTATTTCTGCG GGGAGATGATGGCGAGCTAAGACTTGGAGTGCGCCGTGCAGCTCAGCTTAAAAATGGATCTGCTTTTCCAGCTCTTTATAATCAGTGTTCAAATCTTGGTTCACTAGCAAACATAGCACATGCTGTTGCCACCAAAAGTGTGTTCCACATCTACTATAACCCCAG ATTAAGTCAGTCTGAATTCATTATACCATATTCGAAGTTCATGAAGAGCTTCAGTCAACCATTTTCTGCTGGGTTGAGGTTCAAAATGAGATATGAGAGTGATGATGCTACGGAAAGAAG ATACACGGGGATCATAGCAGGAATTGGTGATGCTGACCCAATGTGGCGTGGTTCCAAGTGGAAATGTTTGATG GTCAGATGGGATGATGATGTAGATTTCCGTCGACCAAACAGGATTTCTCCTTGGGAGATCGAGCTGACTAGTTCAGTTTCAGGATCCCATCTGTCTGCACCAAATGCGAAGAGACTGAAACCATGTCTTCCCCATGTCAATCCAGACTACCTAGTTCCAA ATGGAAGTGGTCGTCCTGATTTTGCGGAATCTGCCCAATTCCACAAGGTCTTGCAAGGTCAAGAATTATTGGGTTATAGAACTCGTGACAATGATGCTATTGCTACTTCTCAGCCATGTGAAGCAAGGAATATGCACTACATTGATGAGCGTAGTTGCTCCAATGATGCGAGTAACAATATCCCAGGGGTTCCGAGACATGGTGCCAGAACACCACTAGGAAACCCTGGGTTTCCCTACCATTGCTCAGGCTTTGGGGAATCTCAAAGATTCCAAAAGGTCTTGCAAGGTCAAGAAGTATTTCGTCCGTACCGAGGAACTCTAGCTGATGCGTGTCTGAGAAATAATGCCTTTCATCAGCAAGATGGTTCTCATGCGCCTAGTGTGGCGAATAAATGGCACACACAACTTCATGGATGTGCTTTTCGTGGGTCACCTGCACCAATGAATCCATCTCAATCCTCATCCCCACCATCCGTCCTAATCTTTCAACAAGGTAATTCGAAGTTGTCCCAATTTGAATTTGGGCATGGCCCCTTGGATAAGAATGTAGATGGTAGACCTGCTATGCTGGGCCATGCTGGAGGTATTGGAGGAACTGAGCAAACTTTGATGCTCCAGCCTCATCATGTTTCTGAAGAAGTGGGAAATAGGCATGCAATAGTTGAGAAATTTCACTCTGTTGGGAAGGATGGAACAGATAACAGGGATGTTAACACAAACAGTTGCAAAATATTTGGCATATCTTTGGCAGAGAAGGTTCCGTCGAGCAAACAAAAGGAATGTGGTGATGCCAATTATCCATCCCCGTTCCTATCTTTGAAGCAACAAGTGCCAAAATCGTTGGGCAACAGTTGTGCCACT GTTCATGAGCAAAGGCCTGTTGTTGGCAGGGTGATTGATCTTTCAACCATGGATATGATGATCTGA